From the Streptococcus oralis ATCC 35037 genome, one window contains:
- a CDS encoding TetR/AcrR family transcriptional regulator, with amino-acid sequence MPKRDRRVSKTKKAIYQAFLQLLNDKGYDATTVQDIIDLADVGRSTFYCHYESKELLLDELCRYLFHHLFEREGHFTTEDYLAHIFLHFQKNQDHVTSLLFSKNDYFLRQLHKELEHHVYPMVAGDLQEAYPNIPASYLQHFVVTNFIETLTWWLKKGKSYTEDQVVRFYLDVMEMTSTTPLDN; translated from the coding sequence ATGCCAAAAAGAGACCGTCGGGTTAGTAAGACTAAAAAAGCCATCTATCAAGCTTTTTTACAACTTTTGAACGATAAGGGCTATGATGCCACTACTGTTCAGGATATCATTGACCTAGCAGATGTTGGACGTTCTACTTTTTACTGTCATTACGAAAGTAAGGAACTCCTTTTAGATGAGCTCTGTCGCTACCTCTTTCATCATCTCTTTGAAAGGGAAGGACACTTTACTACCGAGGACTACCTCGCGCATATCTTTTTACATTTTCAGAAAAACCAGGACCATGTCACCAGTCTCCTTTTTTCCAAAAACGACTACTTCCTCCGCCAACTACACAAGGAACTCGAACACCACGTTTATCCCATGGTGGCGGGTGACTTGCAAGAGGCCTACCCAAACATTCCAGCCTCCTACCTCCAGCATTTTGTTGTGACGAACTTTATCGAGACTCTAACTTGGTGGCTAAAAAAAGGAAAATCTTATACCGAAGACCAAGTGGTGAGATTTTACCTTGATGTAATGGAGATGACCTCTACAACTCCACTTGATAACTAA
- a CDS encoding plasmid replication protein, producing MSEDLKTIKELADELSVTKQNIQYHYQRLPKELQLKSSNGSNLINSKAEKIILGKVESSSKSNTKDQQISSKDQQIEKLTNLLDQ from the coding sequence ATGAGTGAAGACTTAAAAACGATCAAAGAGCTGGCGGATGAGTTGAGTGTTACAAAACAAAATATTCAATATCACTACCAAAGGTTACCAAAAGAATTACAGCTTAAAAGTTCCAATGGGTCTAATCTAATAAATTCTAAAGCAGAAAAAATAATTTTAGGTAAAGTAGAAAGTAGTAGCAAATCAAATACCAAAGACCAACAAATAAGTAGCAAAGACCAACAAATAGAAAAACTAACTAATTTGTTAGACCAGTAA
- a CDS encoding energy-coupling factor ABC transporter ATP-binding protein, which yields MSTIELSHLTFTYPERSFSLDVEDRHFADPMVAIVGQNGAGKSTLFKLLTGLLTPQTGVIKIDGENFNDLKPVEKLLKVGITFQNPDDQLFNPTVLREVEWNVAQVMDDHDTITRRALAALKRVGLDDKTAESPYDLSLSERKLLSVATVLAVDPAIYLFDEPMMSLDWESRRKLTAIFHQLADSGHQVVTITHDMDWVAAEFESVYVMEHGKFGFAGSPRELFSNHELVQRVGLLPPRIMDIAESLGDSQTYLSVNDYCQKNRDV from the coding sequence ATGTCCACAATTGAACTGAGCCACCTGACGTTCACTTATCCGGAACGGTCCTTTAGCTTGGATGTTGAAGACAGACACTTCGCCGATCCGATGGTGGCGATTGTCGGCCAAAATGGTGCCGGCAAATCAACGCTCTTCAAATTGTTGACGGGCTTGCTGACACCACAAACCGGTGTGATTAAGATCGATGGAGAAAATTTTAATGATCTTAAACCAGTCGAAAAGTTACTGAAGGTTGGGATTACTTTTCAGAATCCTGACGATCAGCTTTTCAACCCGACCGTTCTACGAGAGGTGGAGTGGAATGTCGCGCAGGTCATGGATGACCACGACACGATTACGAGGCGGGCTTTAGCGGCTCTAAAAAGAGTTGGCTTGGATGATAAAACAGCTGAAAGTCCATATGACCTGTCATTGTCGGAACGCAAGCTGTTGAGCGTTGCCACAGTTTTGGCAGTGGATCCGGCGATTTATTTATTTGATGAGCCGATGATGTCGCTTGATTGGGAAAGCCGGCGCAAGTTGACCGCAATTTTCCATCAGTTGGCTGATTCGGGCCACCAAGTTGTGACCATCACCCATGACATGGATTGGGTCGCCGCCGAGTTTGAGTCAGTGTATGTTATGGAACACGGGAAGTTTGGCTTCGCCGGCAGTCCACGGGAATTGTTCAGCAATCACGAACTTGTCCAGCGAGTGGGATTACTACCACCGCGGATTATGGACATAGCGGAGTCGCTGGGTGATTCACAGACATATTTATCGGTTAATGATTATTGCCAGAAAAATCGAGATGTATAG
- a CDS encoding cation diffusion facilitator family transporter has product MSPKTSIWLAFFLNLSYAIVEFIAGGIFGSSAVLADSVHDLGDALAIGISALLETISNREEDRQYTLGYKRFSLLGAMLTAVILMIGSVLVILENITKIAHPQPVNEKGILWLGIIAVAINVLASLVVRKGKTKNESILSLHFLEDTLGWLAVILMAIILRFTDWYILDPLLSLVISIFILSKAIPRFWSALKIFLDAVPEGVETSDLEKDIEALTNVKSVNQLSIWSMDGLENNAIVHICIKDWEQMMETKEVVRQCLEERGVQNITIEVDSSQSNHAQHRRKVRELE; this is encoded by the coding sequence ATGAGTCCTAAAACATCTATCTGGTTAGCTTTTTTCTTAAATTTAAGCTATGCGATTGTTGAGTTTATCGCAGGAGGAATCTTTGGTTCGAGTGCAGTTCTTGCTGATTCTGTTCATGACTTGGGAGATGCTCTAGCCATTGGTATCTCAGCCCTTTTAGAAACAATCTCAAACCGTGAGGAAGATAGGCAGTACACCTTGGGTTACAAACGTTTTAGTCTTTTAGGGGCCATGCTAACGGCTGTGATTCTTATGATAGGGTCTGTCCTAGTGATTTTGGAAAATATCACGAAGATTGCTCATCCGCAACCCGTTAATGAGAAAGGTATCCTCTGGCTGGGAATCATTGCAGTAGCTATCAATGTGCTAGCAAGTCTGGTAGTTCGTAAAGGAAAGACAAAGAACGAGTCAATTCTTAGCTTGCATTTTTTGGAAGACACTCTTGGTTGGTTGGCTGTCATCCTAATGGCGATTATCCTCCGATTTACAGATTGGTATATCCTCGATCCGCTTTTATCGCTGGTTATTTCTATCTTTATTCTGTCGAAAGCCATTCCTCGCTTTTGGAGCGCACTGAAGATTTTCCTAGATGCTGTGCCAGAAGGGGTCGAGACAAGTGATCTGGAGAAGGATATAGAGGCTCTGACCAATGTCAAAAGTGTTAACCAACTTAGTATTTGGTCCATGGATGGTCTGGAGAATAATGCTATTGTTCACATTTGTATCAAGGACTGGGAGCAGATGATGGAGACCAAAGAAGTGGTGCGTCAATGTTTAGAAGAAAGAGGCGTGCAGAATATCACTATTGAAGTGGATAGCAGTCAAAGCAATCATGCGCAACATAGGCGGAAGGTGAGAGAGTTAGAGTAG
- a CDS encoding energy-coupling factor transporter transmembrane component T → MTDKTLISGAPRVKLKWYQVIDPITKLLFILDMTLLSFASMNLLLQAGLILVATLLLLFSKLSFTTFKALGFSLFLICTMLIIQGLFYSRNQTVLFSVLGVSFYKEGLIYATTLGCRVLVIILTSGFFMVTTSISENAAYLELSGLSYKTVYVLMSVCYILPEMMRNMRKIQQAQKVRGTNPQKTLIQKLKSVLPVLIPLVIKTLDQSMTRSISLQLRGFDNLNRTVRTSQRVYRLSRTLHIGLTGLAILLIGWKIWTKINGL, encoded by the coding sequence ATGACTGATAAAACATTGATTTCTGGAGCGCCACGGGTCAAGCTCAAGTGGTACCAGGTGATCGATCCGATTACTAAGCTCTTGTTCATCTTGGACATGACGTTGTTGAGCTTTGCCAGTATGAATTTATTGCTTCAGGCCGGATTAATTCTTGTCGCAACACTGCTATTGTTATTTTCCAAATTGAGTTTTACCACCTTTAAGGCGCTGGGATTCAGCCTGTTTCTGATTTGCACCATGTTGATCATCCAAGGGTTATTTTACAGTCGGAATCAAACTGTGCTGTTTTCTGTGCTTGGGGTGTCGTTCTACAAAGAAGGCCTGATTTACGCCACCACTCTGGGTTGTCGAGTATTGGTGATTATTTTGACCAGTGGCTTTTTTATGGTGACCACGAGTATTTCAGAAAACGCGGCCTATTTGGAACTGTCCGGATTGTCTTATAAAACCGTCTACGTTCTGATGTCGGTATGTTATATTTTGCCGGAAATGATGCGCAATATGCGGAAAATCCAGCAGGCACAAAAAGTTCGCGGAACCAATCCGCAAAAAACGTTGATTCAGAAATTAAAGTCAGTCCTGCCGGTTCTAATTCCATTGGTGATTAAGACCTTGGATCAATCGATGACGCGGTCGATTTCTCTCCAACTGAGAGGTTTTGATAATCTCAACCGGACTGTCAGAACCTCCCAGCGCGTGTATCGCCTGTCGCGGACGCTGCACATTGGTCTGACTGGATTGGCAATTTTATTGATTGGGTGGAAGATATGGACGAAGATAAACGGATTGTAA
- the nmlR gene encoding stress response transcriptional regulator NmlR: MNIKSASDLLGISADTIRYYERVGLVPPITRTATGIRDFQDQDIEALEFIKCFRSAGVSVDSLVDYMSLYQKGDETREERLGILEEEKKKLEERLSQLQTALNRLNHKIKLYKEGKF, encoded by the coding sequence ATGAATATTAAATCTGCCAGCGATTTATTAGGAATTTCAGCGGATACGATTCGGTATTATGAGCGAGTTGGTCTTGTGCCACCGATTACTCGAACCGCGACTGGAATTCGTGACTTTCAAGATCAGGATATAGAAGCACTGGAATTTATTAAGTGTTTCCGTTCGGCGGGTGTCTCTGTAGACAGTTTAGTTGACTATATGTCGCTCTACCAAAAGGGGGATGAAACGAGAGAGGAAAGGCTTGGTATTTTAGAAGAGGAAAAGAAAAAATTAGAGGAGCGCTTGTCTCAGTTACAGACGGCTTTAAATCGCTTAAATCACAAAATTAAACTTTACAAGGAAGGAAAATTTTAA
- the galR gene encoding DNA-binding transcriptional regulator GalR has product MATLKDIAQLASVSIATVSRVLNRDQSLSVTEETRHRILTVAEELGYTKHLKTGESHKPKQKIAIIQWVSEQGELDDLYYYQIRLGIEKRAQELDYDILRYFNDHPFTLSEEVIGILCIGKFSRAQISAFEEYQKPLVFIDSDTLSFGHTCIITDFYTAVKQVVDHFLSQGMDRIGILTGLEETTDQEEIIQDKRLENFKDITLANGIYHEELVFQGSFTAQSGYDLMKEAIHKLGDQLPPAFFAASDSLAIGALRALQEAGINLPDRVSLISFNDTSLTKQVYPPLSSITVYTEEMGRAGMDILNKEVLHGRKIPSLTMLGTRLTLRESTLP; this is encoded by the coding sequence ATGGCTACCTTAAAAGACATCGCACAGCTAGCCTCTGTCTCTATTGCGACCGTATCTCGTGTCCTCAATCGCGACCAGAGCCTATCTGTCACAGAAGAAACCAGACACCGTATTTTAACCGTCGCGGAAGAGCTGGGCTATACTAAGCACCTCAAGACAGGCGAATCCCACAAACCCAAGCAAAAGATTGCCATTATCCAATGGGTCAGCGAACAAGGGGAGTTGGACGATCTCTACTACTATCAGATTCGTCTCGGTATTGAAAAAAGAGCCCAAGAACTGGACTATGATATCTTGCGCTATTTTAACGATCATCCTTTTACACTGAGCGAGGAAGTGATTGGCATTCTCTGCATCGGAAAATTTAGCCGAGCTCAGATTTCTGCCTTTGAAGAATACCAAAAACCTTTAGTCTTTATAGACAGCGATACTCTTTCATTTGGACATACCTGTATTATCACTGACTTTTACACTGCTGTGAAACAAGTTGTAGACCATTTTCTCAGTCAAGGTATGGACCGTATCGGAATTCTCACAGGTCTTGAGGAAACAACCGACCAGGAAGAAATTATCCAGGATAAGCGACTAGAAAATTTCAAAGACATTACCCTAGCAAATGGAATCTACCATGAAGAACTGGTCTTTCAGGGGAGCTTTACTGCCCAGTCTGGATATGACTTGATGAAGGAGGCCATTCACAAGCTAGGAGACCAACTCCCACCAGCCTTTTTCGCAGCCAGCGATAGTTTAGCCATCGGCGCCCTCCGTGCCCTTCAAGAAGCTGGAATTAACCTACCAGACCGCGTCAGTCTCATTTCTTTTAACGACACTAGTCTGACCAAGCAGGTCTATCCTCCCCTTTCTAGCATTACCGTCTATACCGAAGAAATGGGCCGAGCAGGTATGGATATTCTTAACAAGGAAGTTCTCCACGGTCGCAAAATACCTAGCCTAACCATGCTGGGCACCAGACTGACTTTGAGAGAAAGTACGCTGCCATAA
- a CDS encoding zinc-binding dehydrogenase, translating to MKSAVYTKAGQVGLATIERPQIIEADDAIIRIVRTCVCGSDLWSYRNPDIESGHQNSGHEAIGIVEEIGEAITTVKPGDFVIAPFTHGCGECDACRAGYDGTCDRHIGTNWSGGVQAEYIRFHFANWALVKIPGQPSDYSEGMLKSLLTLADVMPTGYHAARVANVQKGDKVVVIGDGAVGQCAVIAAKMRGASQIVLMSRHEDRQKMALESGATAVVAERGEEGIAKVREILGGGADAALECVGTEAAVDQALGVLHNGGRLGFVGVPHYNNRALGSTFAQNISVAGGAASVTTYDKQVLLKAILDGDINPGRVFTSSYKLEDIDQAYKDMDERKTIKSMIVMD from the coding sequence ATGAAATCAGCAGTATATACAAAGGCAGGCCAGGTTGGACTTGCTACAATTGAACGTCCGCAAATTATAGAAGCAGATGATGCTATTATCCGCATTGTCCGTACTTGCGTTTGTGGTTCGGACCTCTGGAGTTACCGTAATCCAGATATTGAATCCGGCCATCAAAATAGTGGGCACGAAGCCATTGGAATTGTCGAAGAAATCGGAGAGGCTATTACAACGGTCAAACCGGGAGATTTTGTCATTGCACCTTTCACCCATGGCTGTGGGGAGTGTGATGCCTGTCGCGCTGGCTATGATGGGACTTGTGACCGCCATATTGGCACCAATTGGTCAGGTGGTGTCCAGGCTGAGTATATCCGTTTCCACTTTGCTAATTGGGCACTTGTGAAAATTCCAGGTCAACCTTCAGATTATAGCGAAGGCATGCTCAAGTCACTTTTGACACTTGCTGATGTCATGCCGACTGGCTATCATGCAGCGCGTGTTGCTAATGTGCAAAAAGGGGATAAGGTTGTGGTGATTGGTGACGGGGCTGTTGGGCAATGCGCTGTCATTGCAGCTAAGATGCGTGGAGCTTCTCAAATTGTCCTTATGAGTCGTCATGAAGATCGCCAAAAGATGGCCTTGGAATCAGGTGCGACAGCTGTTGTGGCTGAACGTGGCGAAGAGGGAATTGCCAAAGTCCGTGAAATCCTTGGTGGTGGAGCAGATGCAGCCCTTGAATGTGTTGGGACTGAAGCAGCCGTAGATCAAGCCCTTGGAGTACTTCACAATGGTGGACGTTTAGGCTTCGTTGGTGTTCCTCATTACAATAACCGTGCGCTCGGTTCTACCTTTGCTCAAAATATTTCAGTGGCAGGTGGAGCAGCCTCAGTTACTACTTATGACAAACAAGTTTTGTTAAAAGCGATTCTTGATGGAGACATCAATCCAGGCCGTGTCTTTACATCAAGTTATAAATTGGAAGATATTGACCAGGCTTATAAAGATATGGATGAACGCAAGACCATTAAGTCTATGATTGTGATGGATTAA
- a CDS encoding ABC transporter ATP-binding protein — MDEDKRIVIENLTTRYPGTEQPQLRQINAEVHTGQVVGIIGNSHSGKSTLCRVLAGVIPKIVSAEIEGDWHMFGQRVSDNWPVYNAMNGVVLQNPAGQLSGLADTVADEIAFDLINQGMAEGLIQKRVEEVATQMGLIEQLNLRPESLSGGQIQRLAIATAIVANPAVLIMDDPTSEMDPLGRRQFFQWLAQVKETTVFIVTSEIDDLCEVADVVWVLHEGQMVAQGRPGEVFNHLAADWQIPAPTIQQLAQKMDWHLADGRYPVNYADLKEVRYVHN; from the coding sequence ATGGACGAAGATAAACGGATTGTAATTGAAAATTTGACCACCCGTTATCCGGGTACTGAGCAACCACAACTGCGTCAGATTAACGCGGAGGTTCATACCGGCCAGGTGGTTGGGATTATCGGGAATAGCCACTCCGGCAAATCGACTTTGTGCCGTGTGCTGGCAGGGGTCATTCCCAAAATTGTGTCTGCTGAGATTGAGGGCGATTGGCACATGTTTGGCCAGCGAGTGTCTGACAATTGGCCCGTTTATAATGCCATGAATGGAGTTGTACTGCAAAATCCAGCTGGCCAACTAAGCGGGTTGGCAGACACGGTTGCCGATGAAATCGCCTTTGACTTGATTAATCAGGGAATGGCTGAAGGACTGATTCAAAAACGGGTTGAAGAAGTTGCCACGCAAATGGGGCTGATTGAACAGCTGAATTTGCGTCCCGAGAGCCTTTCCGGTGGTCAGATCCAGCGGTTGGCAATTGCCACGGCGATTGTGGCTAATCCGGCTGTTTTGATTATGGATGATCCGACCAGTGAGATGGATCCCCTTGGCCGCAGGCAATTTTTCCAATGGCTGGCCCAAGTCAAAGAGACAACTGTCTTCATTGTCACCAGTGAAATTGACGATTTGTGCGAAGTCGCCGACGTTGTGTGGGTGCTGCACGAGGGTCAAATGGTAGCCCAGGGCAGGCCGGGTGAGGTGTTTAATCATTTGGCAGCTGACTGGCAGATTCCAGCCCCGACAATCCAGCAACTTGCTCAAAAAATGGATTGGCACTTGGCTGATGGCCGGTATCCGGTGAATTACGCTGATCTGAAGGAGGTTCGTTATGTCCACAATTGA
- a CDS encoding nuclear transport factor 2 family protein — translation MSKQVKNAHNLYIHAIQDGGVTEAQAQSVGDTYIQHSTGVPDGKEGFAAFFANFFERHPQREMKIVRTIEDGNLVFVHVHQYLNGGEAQWVTTDTFRSDENGRIVEHWDVIDYYRAPENGQLDQIFGDFKIKDLDKTAENKKTVRRFLTEIFQNGELEQWSDYVSEDLIQHNHEIGQGSQAYKNYVAEHSVTFDFVFQLLGQGNYVVSYGQTQIDGVPYAQYDIFRLENGLIVEHWDNKEVMPKVEDLTNRGKF, via the coding sequence GTGTCAAAACAAGTGAAAAATGCTCACAACCTATACATTCACGCCATTCAAGATGGAGGTGTTACTGAGGCTCAGGCACAGTCTGTAGGGGATACCTATATCCAACATTCGACAGGTGTGCCAGATGGGAAAGAAGGGTTTGCGGCTTTCTTTGCAAATTTCTTTGAGCGCCATCCCCAGCGTGAGATGAAAATTGTTCGCACCATTGAAGACGGTAATCTGGTCTTTGTTCATGTTCATCAATATCTGAATGGTGGGGAAGCTCAATGGGTGACGACGGATACTTTCCGTTCGGATGAGAATGGTCGTATCGTAGAGCATTGGGATGTCATTGACTACTATCGTGCTCCAGAAAATGGACAGTTAGATCAGATTTTTGGAGATTTTAAAATCAAGGATTTGGATAAGACAGCAGAAAATAAAAAAACCGTTCGTCGTTTCTTGACAGAAATTTTCCAAAATGGGGAACTGGAGCAGTGGAGTGATTATGTGTCAGAAGATTTGATTCAGCACAATCATGAGATTGGACAAGGAAGTCAGGCCTATAAAAACTATGTGGCTGAACATAGTGTCACTTTTGACTTTGTTTTCCAGCTTTTGGGACAAGGAAATTATGTGGTCAGCTATGGACAGACTCAGATAGATGGGGTGCCTTATGCTCAGTATGACATCTTCCGTTTGGAGAATGGCTTGATTGTGGAGCATTGGGACAATAAGGAAGTTATGCCTAAGGTAGAAGACTTGACCAACCGAGGGAAGTTTTAA
- a CDS encoding ABC transporter ATP-binding protein, with translation MIEYKNVALRYTEKDVLRDVNLRIENGEFMVLVGPSGSGKTTMIKIINRLLEPTDGNIYMDGKRIKDYDERELRLSTGYVLQAIALFPNLTVAENIALIPEMKGWTKEEIAQKTEELLAKVGLPVAEYGNRLPSELSGGEQQRVGIVRAMIGQPKILLMDEPFSALDAISRKQLQVLTKELHKEFGMTTIFVTHDTDEALKLGDRIAVLQDGEIRQVANPETILKAPATDFVADLFGGSVHD, from the coding sequence ATGATTGAATACAAAAATGTAGCGCTACGCTACACAGAAAAAGATGTTTTGAGAGATGTCAATTTACGGATTGAGAATGGGGAGTTTATGGTTTTAGTTGGGCCTTCTGGGTCCGGTAAGACGACCATGATTAAGATCATTAATCGTCTCTTGGAACCAACTGATGGAAATATTTATATGGATGGCAAGCGAATCAAAGACTATGATGAGCGTGAACTTCGTCTTTCTACTGGTTATGTTTTACAGGCCATTGCTCTGTTTCCCAATTTAACGGTTGCAGAAAATATTGCTCTCATTCCGGAGATGAAGGGCTGGACTAAGGAAGAAATTGCTCAGAAAACAGAAGAGCTTTTAGCTAAGGTTGGTTTACCAGTAGCTGAGTATGGGAATCGTCTTCCTAGTGAACTATCTGGTGGAGAACAGCAGCGGGTGGGCATTGTCCGTGCCATGATTGGTCAGCCTAAGATTCTCCTCATGGATGAGCCCTTTTCAGCCTTGGATGCTATTTCGAGAAAACAGTTGCAGGTTTTGACGAAAGAATTGCATAAAGAGTTTGGGATGACAACGATTTTTGTGACCCATGATACGGATGAAGCTTTGAAATTAGGTGATCGTATTGCTGTCTTGCAGGATGGAGAGATTCGTCAGGTGGCGAACCCTGAGACCATTTTAAAAGCTCCTGCAACAGACTTTGTAGCAGACTTGTTTGGAGGTAGTGTTCATGACTAA
- a CDS encoding MarR family winged helix-turn-helix transcriptional regulator yields the protein MKDSHLVAHHIRLLNGRIFQKLLSQDPEALYRSEQGKILTVLWNSETGCATATDIALATGLANNTLTTMIKNLEEQNLVIISPCGIDKRKKYVKLTEQGWSQREVGHRVSQKLDAIFYKGFSEEEIRKFESYQERILENLKEQANEE from the coding sequence ATGAAAGATAGTCATTTGGTAGCCCATCATATTCGTTTGTTAAATGGGCGGATTTTTCAAAAGTTACTGAGTCAGGATCCTGAGGCTCTTTATCGGAGTGAGCAGGGAAAGATTCTCACGGTGTTATGGAATAGTGAAACTGGCTGTGCAACTGCGACAGATATTGCGCTGGCGACTGGTCTTGCTAACAATACGCTAACAACCATGATAAAGAATCTTGAGGAGCAAAACCTGGTCATCATTAGCCCATGTGGAATAGATAAGAGAAAGAAATATGTCAAGTTGACAGAGCAAGGTTGGTCCCAGAGAGAAGTTGGCCATCGTGTCAGTCAAAAGTTGGATGCTATTTTTTATAAAGGTTTCTCTGAGGAAGAAATTCGGAAGTTTGAAAGTTATCAGGAACGTATTTTAGAAAATTTGAAAGAGCAAGCAAATGAGGAATAA
- a CDS encoding ABC transporter permease/substrate-binding protein codes for MTNLISTFQDRFGDWVTALSQHLQLSLLTLLLAIFIAIPLAVYLRYHEKMADWVLQIAGIFQTIPSLALLGLFIPLMGIGTLPALTALVIYAIFPILQNTITGLKGIDPSLQEAGIAFGMTRWERLKKFEIPLAMPVIMSGIRTAAVLIIGTATLAALIGAGGLGSFILLGIDRNNTNLILIGALSSAVLAIAFNFLLKVMEKAKLRTIFSGFALVTILLGLSYSPALLVQKEKENLVIAGKLGPEPEILANMYKLLIEENTSMTATVKPNFGKTSFLYEALKKGDIDIYPEFTGTVTESLLQPSPKVGHEPDQVYQVARDGIAKQDHLAYLKPMSYQNTYAVAVPKKIAQEYGLKTISDLKKVEGQLKAGFTLEFNDREDGNKGLQSMYGLNLNVATMEPALRYQAIQSGDIQITDAYSTDAELARYDLQVLEDDKQLFPPYQGAPLMKEALLKKHPELETVLNKLAGKITESQMSQLNYQVGVEGKSAEQVAKEFLQEQGLLKK; via the coding sequence ATGACTAATTTGATATCAACTTTTCAGGATCGTTTTGGTGATTGGGTAACAGCTCTATCTCAACATTTGCAGTTGTCACTTTTGACCTTGTTACTAGCTATTTTTATTGCTATTCCCTTGGCTGTTTATCTTCGTTATCATGAAAAGATGGCGGACTGGGTCTTGCAGATTGCAGGAATTTTCCAGACTATCCCGTCTCTGGCCTTATTGGGACTCTTTATCCCCTTGATGGGAATTGGAACCTTGCCTGCTTTGACAGCACTAGTGATTTATGCGATTTTTCCGATTTTGCAAAATACCATCACTGGGCTAAAGGGAATTGATCCAAGTCTGCAAGAGGCTGGAATTGCCTTTGGGATGACTAGATGGGAGCGTCTCAAGAAGTTTGAAATTCCACTTGCCATGCCTGTCATTATGTCTGGGATTCGGACGGCAGCGGTCTTGATTATCGGTACGGCAACCTTGGCTGCCTTGATTGGTGCAGGGGGACTGGGTTCCTTTATCCTTTTGGGAATTGACCGCAATAATACCAATCTGATTTTGATTGGGGCCCTTTCTTCTGCAGTGCTTGCCATTGCCTTTAACTTCCTACTAAAAGTGATGGAAAAAGCAAAATTGCGGACGATTTTCTCTGGTTTTGCCTTGGTGACCATATTGCTGGGTCTGTCTTATAGTCCAGCCCTCTTAGTTCAAAAAGAGAAAGAAAACTTGGTGATTGCTGGGAAATTGGGACCGGAACCCGAAATTTTGGCCAATATGTATAAGTTGCTGATTGAAGAAAATACCAGTATGACTGCGACTGTTAAGCCGAATTTTGGGAAAACAAGCTTCCTCTATGAAGCTCTGAAAAAAGGGGATATTGATATCTATCCTGAATTTACTGGTACAGTGACTGAAAGTTTGCTTCAGCCATCACCCAAGGTAGGTCATGAGCCGGATCAGGTTTATCAGGTGGCGCGTGATGGTATTGCCAAACAGGATCATCTAGCCTATCTCAAACCTATGTCTTATCAAAATACCTACGCTGTAGCTGTTCCGAAAAAAATTGCTCAAGAATATGGCTTGAAGACCATTTCGGACTTGAAAAAAGTGGAAGGACAGTTGAAGGCAGGCTTTACTCTCGAATTTAATGACCGTGAAGATGGAAATAAGGGCTTGCAATCAATGTATGGTCTCAATCTCAACGTAGCGACCATGGAGCCTGCTCTTCGCTATCAGGCAATTCAGTCAGGCGATATTCAAATCACGGATGCCTATTCGACAGATGCAGAGTTGGCACGTTATGATTTACAGGTCTTGGAAGATGACAAGCAACTCTTCCCACCTTATCAAGGAGCGCCACTCATGAAAGAAGCTCTTCTCAAGAAACATCCTGAGTTGGAGACAGTTCTCAATAAATTGGCTGGTAAAATTACGGAAAGTCAGATGAGCCAGCTCAACTACCAAGTTGGTGTCGAAGGCAAGTCAGCAGAACAAGTAGCCAAGGAGTTTTTACAAGAACAAGGTTTGTTGAAGAAATAG